A genomic region of Anaerolineales bacterium contains the following coding sequences:
- a CDS encoding glycosyltransferase, translating into MASQKPSILLLGTQMEMAGAQRVLFFLAEYLYAQGFAVQVAFFYDKQSLAATWQSEHPFQVVSLDGWRPGGFIFANLLRFVAGLWRLLTVLRGKGAIVTYTPHSNLLGLPVAWLAGVKVRLGTHHSGLEGSSPLLDRVHGWLTNSRLCTRMVCVSNAVRSGALRHEGARADKLVVIENGIVPVAAQPLSAAERARLRASVGAGEQQTLCLTVGRLTVQKGHSYLLDAIAQTNQAQLVFAFVGYGPLDAELRAKAQHLGIASRVHFAGVRSDVPQWLSVADVFVQPSLWEGMSLALLEAMFAGLPIVATRIPATAEVLAHESTGLLVDPEQPQVMAQALDRIAADAALRQRLGQQAQRVAQQQYTAAAMGAAYQQLIEKLWRG; encoded by the coding sequence ATGGCCTCACAAAAACCCTCGATCCTGCTCCTAGGCACGCAAATGGAAATGGCCGGCGCCCAACGGGTGCTGTTCTTCCTGGCAGAGTATCTGTATGCGCAAGGCTTTGCGGTACAGGTGGCGTTTTTTTACGACAAGCAGTCGCTGGCCGCCACGTGGCAAAGCGAGCACCCTTTCCAGGTGGTCTCGCTGGACGGCTGGCGGCCGGGCGGGTTCATCTTTGCCAATCTGCTGCGTTTTGTGGCGGGCTTGTGGCGCTTGTTGACGGTATTGCGCGGCAAAGGGGCCATTGTTACCTATACCCCGCATAGCAACTTGCTCGGCTTGCCGGTCGCCTGGCTGGCCGGCGTGAAAGTACGCCTGGGCACCCACCATAGCGGCTTGGAGGGCAGCTCACCCCTGCTGGACCGCGTACACGGCTGGCTGACCAATTCGCGGTTGTGTACGCGCATGGTCTGCGTCTCCAATGCGGTGCGCAGTGGCGCCCTGCGCCATGAAGGCGCGCGAGCCGACAAACTGGTGGTGATTGAAAATGGCATTGTGCCGGTGGCGGCGCAACCGTTAAGTGCGGCGGAGCGGGCGCGCCTGCGGGCCAGTGTGGGCGCCGGCGAGCAGCAAACTCTGTGCCTCACCGTGGGGCGCCTAACTGTGCAGAAGGGCCATAGTTATTTGCTGGATGCGATTGCCCAAACCAACCAGGCGCAGCTGGTCTTCGCCTTTGTGGGCTACGGCCCACTAGATGCGGAGTTGCGCGCCAAGGCGCAGCACCTCGGCATCGCCAGCCGCGTGCACTTCGCAGGCGTGCGTAGCGATGTGCCTCAATGGCTCAGTGTGGCCGATGTATTTGTGCAACCTTCACTGTGGGAGGGAATGTCGCTGGCCCTGCTGGAAGCGATGTTTGCCGGCCTGCCGATCGTGGCCACGCGCATCCCCGCCACGGCGGAGGTGCTGGCGCACGAAAGCACCGGCCTGCTGGTGGACCCTGAGCAGCCTCAGGTAATGGCGCAGGCTCTGGATCGCATCGCCGCCGATGCGGCCCTACGGCAGCGCCTGGGCCAGCAGGCACAGCGCGTCGCCCAGCAGCAGTACACAGCGGCTGCCATGGGCGCCGCCTACCAACAACTCATCGAGAAGCTCTGGCGTGGCTAA
- a CDS encoding glycosyltransferase, whose protein sequence is MSMPRLSILASVYQGLAYLPAYLDELQSQTLFAQCEVIFVCNAPSAEELEILRTFQQAWPAQVQILEVPRETLSASWNRAWQLARAPLLAIWNIDDRRTPDSLQRQVEAMERAPWALCYGDYLAVAQYGDEAGVVRHTPAYSAAHFARAFAQGGAFWVLRRAVAEQIGYFDEQFRIAPDMEYSLRIAVNRLPMGRVDGVLGYFTAAGLGLSTRAGELPARERTAVQLRYGVFDKVQAEPRAAAASFRLDHVQSFGQWQPLAALWPQQHAYLRRRQPLWLLGRLRFALRRLLARLGLLEWLHARLHKEL, encoded by the coding sequence ATGAGCATGCCGCGCCTAAGCATCCTGGCTTCGGTATATCAGGGGTTGGCATACCTGCCGGCCTACTTGGATGAGCTTCAATCCCAAACCCTCTTTGCGCAGTGCGAAGTGATCTTTGTGTGCAACGCGCCTTCGGCTGAAGAGCTGGAGATCCTGCGTACCTTTCAGCAAGCCTGGCCGGCCCAGGTGCAGATCCTCGAAGTGCCGCGCGAGACGCTGAGCGCATCCTGGAACCGGGCCTGGCAGTTGGCGCGTGCCCCGCTGCTGGCGATTTGGAACATCGATGATCGCCGTACCCCCGATTCGTTGCAACGTCAGGTGGAAGCCATGGAACGCGCGCCGTGGGCGCTGTGTTATGGCGATTACCTGGCCGTGGCGCAGTATGGAGATGAAGCCGGTGTGGTGCGCCACACGCCCGCGTATTCGGCCGCACATTTCGCCCGCGCCTTTGCTCAGGGCGGCGCTTTCTGGGTGCTGCGCCGCGCCGTGGCGGAGCAGATCGGCTATTTTGACGAGCAGTTTCGCATCGCTCCAGACATGGAATACTCCCTGCGTATCGCCGTTAACCGCTTGCCAATGGGGCGCGTGGATGGCGTGTTGGGCTACTTCACCGCGGCCGGGTTAGGCCTCAGCACGCGGGCGGGCGAGCTACCGGCGCGCGAGCGCACCGCGGTGCAGTTGCGCTATGGAGTGTTCGATAAAGTGCAAGCAGAGCCGCGCGCCGCCGCGGCCAGCTTTCGCCTGGATCATGTGCAATCGTTTGGGCAATGGCAGCCGCTGGCTGCGCTGTGGCCACAACAGCACGCGTATTTGCGCAGGCGCCAACCGCTGTGGCTGCTAGGGCGCCTGCGCTTTGCGCTGCGCCGTTTGCTGGCGCGCCTGGGCCTGCTGGAATGGCTGCATGCCCGTTTGCATAAAGAGCTCTAA
- a CDS encoding glycosyltransferase family 4 protein — MAGSVYTRADHNGYLARNGSGPQGGLSARMKIAVVLDEYLSHDGGAFTFQAELAHAVARLALHSQHEFVFFAPQAADASVGVEWHRCAKPRLSERVLLKLFRYWPALEAWLGWRSALEQRLRAEGIELAWFLSPRIRALGLPFIPLVLDLQHRLQPQFPEVSAKGEWHVREAHYRRALPQATAIVAGTRAGQAEIQRFYGVDPARILRLPHPTPQAALEYQPAPVSELARWGLEPGYLLYPAQLWSHKNHANLIEALALLHQRGLRLTLVLTGADFGAAAVIRARIAQHNLQAYVKWLGFVEREALYALYSHALALAYVSFFGPENLPPLEAFALGCPVVAARVSGAEEQLADAALLVDPTQPAAIAAALERLHRDAPLRQRLQQAGRQRAAAWTVDDFVRGALRFFDTYSQDQAREA; from the coding sequence GTGGCTGGCAGCGTATACACCCGCGCCGATCACAATGGATACCTGGCACGTAATGGTAGTGGCCCGCAAGGCGGCCTGAGCGCGCGCATGAAGATCGCCGTGGTTCTGGATGAGTACCTGTCGCATGATGGCGGGGCTTTTACATTCCAGGCCGAGCTTGCCCACGCCGTAGCGCGGCTGGCGCTACACAGCCAGCACGAATTTGTCTTCTTTGCTCCGCAAGCTGCCGACGCCAGTGTTGGCGTTGAATGGCATCGCTGCGCCAAGCCACGGCTGAGTGAGCGTGTATTACTGAAGTTGTTTCGCTATTGGCCGGCCCTGGAAGCCTGGCTGGGTTGGCGCTCGGCGTTGGAGCAGCGCCTGCGCGCCGAAGGGATCGAGCTGGCGTGGTTCCTTAGCCCGCGCATCCGCGCCTTGGGCTTGCCGTTCATTCCACTGGTGTTGGATTTGCAACACCGCTTGCAGCCGCAGTTCCCCGAAGTGAGCGCCAAGGGTGAATGGCACGTGCGCGAAGCACATTATCGACGCGCCCTGCCACAAGCGACCGCCATCGTGGCCGGCACGCGCGCCGGCCAGGCTGAGATCCAGCGCTTTTACGGCGTGGACCCGGCGCGCATACTGCGCTTGCCGCACCCCACGCCGCAAGCCGCGTTGGAGTACCAGCCTGCTCCGGTCAGCGAGCTGGCTCGCTGGGGGCTGGAGCCCGGCTACCTGCTCTACCCGGCGCAACTGTGGAGCCATAAGAATCACGCTAACCTCATCGAAGCCTTGGCGCTTTTGCACCAGCGTGGCCTGCGCCTAACCCTGGTGCTGACCGGTGCCGATTTCGGCGCCGCGGCCGTCATTCGCGCACGCATTGCCCAGCACAATTTGCAAGCCTATGTGAAATGGCTGGGCTTCGTGGAGCGCGAGGCGCTCTACGCACTGTATAGCCATGCGTTGGCGCTGGCCTATGTGAGCTTTTTTGGCCCTGAGAACCTGCCACCCCTGGAAGCTTTTGCCTTGGGCTGCCCGGTGGTGGCGGCCAGGGTCAGTGGGGCAGAGGAGCAGTTGGCGGATGCCGCGCTGTTGGTCGATCCCACTCAGCCAGCGGCTATCGCCGCAGCGCTGGAACGCCTGCATCGCGATGCCCCTTTGCGCCAGCGCTTGCAGCAAGCCGGCCGCCAGCGCGCCGCAGCGTGGACAGTGGATGATTTTGTGCGCGGCGCGCTGCGTTTTTTCGATACCTATTCACAAGATCAGGCGCGTGAAGCATGA
- a CDS encoding methyltransferase domain-containing protein: MGSYLGKYAEFYNVIYANKPYAQEAEFVHASLQRHAHGPVQQLLELACGTGRHAAALAALGYSILATDYSADLLSVARANATAANLQFELQDMRALNLDGRQWDAVYCLFDSIGYVQTNAAVQQVLQNIHTALRPYGLCILEFWHAPAMLRGYEPHRQASWPLPAGGRLERSSDTRLDIERQVAEVHYTLRELAADGSLVTELEETQVNRYFLVQEMALFLESAGLTPLEWLAAYTPAPITMDTWHVMVVARKAA, translated from the coding sequence ATGGGCTCGTACCTCGGCAAGTATGCTGAGTTCTACAACGTAATCTACGCCAACAAGCCCTATGCACAGGAAGCCGAATTTGTGCATGCCAGCTTGCAGCGTCACGCACATGGCCCCGTGCAGCAATTGTTGGAATTGGCCTGCGGCACCGGGCGGCATGCGGCCGCCTTGGCCGCCCTCGGCTACTCCATCCTGGCCACCGATTACTCCGCCGACCTATTGTCGGTTGCTCGTGCCAACGCAACCGCCGCCAACCTGCAGTTTGAATTGCAGGATATGCGCGCCCTGAATCTGGATGGGCGCCAATGGGATGCTGTCTATTGCCTGTTCGACTCGATCGGCTATGTGCAAACCAACGCCGCGGTTCAGCAGGTGCTGCAAAACATCCACACCGCCTTGCGCCCCTATGGCTTGTGCATCCTGGAGTTCTGGCATGCCCCGGCCATGCTGCGCGGCTACGAGCCGCACCGCCAGGCCAGTTGGCCGCTGCCCGCTGGCGGCCGCCTGGAACGCAGCTCGGATACGCGCCTAGACATTGAGCGCCAGGTGGCCGAAGTGCACTACACACTGCGGGAGTTGGCAGCCGATGGGAGCCTGGTGACTGAGCTTGAAGAAACGCAGGTCAATCGCTATTTTCTGGTGCAGGAGATGGCCCTGTTTCTTGAAAGCGCGGGCCTAACCCCGCTGGAGTGGCTGGCAGCGTATACACCCGCGCCGATCACAATGGATACCTGGCACGTAATGGTAGTGGCCCGCAAGGCGGCCTGA
- a CDS encoding DegT/DnrJ/EryC1/StrS family aminotransferase has product MIPVFEPVISEDEIEAVVDALRKGEVSGTFGSYIEDFESEFAAYAGCKHGIAVNSGTSALHLAVAALDLQPGDEVLVSSSTNIATALAALHNGAVPVPVDSENVTWNLDLDLIEGLITPRTKAIIPVHLYGHPVDMDRLMEIANRHNLIVIEDCAESHGATVRGRMTGSFGHMACFSFYANKVITTGEGGMVTTNDDAFAERVRLLRNLAFTQPRFKHELAGFNFRMPGFVAALGLAQFRKIEHIVEQKRRVAQRYNAQLKDIPGLQLPAELEWAKNVYWMYAITVDPQQFGIDRNKLVEALAERGIQTRTFFCPMNQQPVLEKMPGFREVPCPVADTLWETGLYLPSTWNLSDETIDVICDAIRQAPRWEG; this is encoded by the coding sequence ATGATCCCGGTATTTGAACCCGTCATCAGCGAAGATGAGATTGAAGCAGTAGTAGACGCGCTGCGCAAAGGCGAAGTCTCCGGCACTTTTGGCAGCTACATCGAAGACTTTGAAAGCGAGTTCGCCGCCTATGCAGGCTGCAAGCACGGTATCGCCGTCAATAGCGGCACCTCGGCTTTGCATCTGGCCGTGGCCGCGCTGGACTTGCAGCCGGGCGATGAGGTGCTGGTGAGCTCCAGCACCAACATCGCCACGGCGTTGGCCGCTTTGCACAATGGCGCCGTACCGGTCCCCGTCGATTCGGAGAATGTCACCTGGAACCTGGATCTGGACTTGATCGAGGGGTTGATCACGCCGCGCACCAAAGCGATCATCCCGGTGCATCTGTACGGCCACCCGGTGGACATGGATCGCCTGATGGAGATCGCCAATCGCCACAACCTGATTGTCATTGAAGATTGTGCCGAATCGCACGGTGCCACGGTGCGCGGGCGCATGACTGGCAGCTTTGGCCACATGGCCTGCTTTAGCTTCTACGCCAACAAAGTCATCACCACGGGTGAGGGCGGTATGGTGACCACCAATGATGATGCCTTCGCCGAGCGAGTGCGCTTGCTGCGTAACCTGGCCTTCACCCAGCCGCGCTTCAAACACGAATTGGCTGGGTTCAACTTTCGTATGCCCGGCTTTGTGGCGGCATTGGGGCTGGCGCAATTTCGCAAGATCGAGCACATCGTCGAGCAGAAGCGCCGCGTGGCCCAGCGCTACAACGCACAACTCAAAGATATCCCCGGCCTGCAATTGCCTGCCGAGCTGGAATGGGCCAAGAACGTTTATTGGATGTATGCGATCACGGTCGACCCCCAACAATTTGGTATTGACCGCAACAAACTGGTGGAAGCATTGGCTGAGCGCGGCATCCAAACGCGCACCTTCTTCTGCCCGATGAACCAGCAGCCCGTGCTGGAGAAGATGCCAGGCTTCCGCGAAGTGCCTTGCCCGGTAGCCGATACGCTGTGGGAGACTGGCCTGTATCTGCCCTCCACCTGGAATTTGAGCGACGAAACGATCGATGTGATCTGTGATGCCATTCGCCAGGCGCCGCGTTGGGAAGGGTAG
- a CDS encoding glycosyltransferase family 2 protein encodes MPKVTFGILALNAQPLLRYNLAALYPFAHQIIVVEGATQAARSLARPDGHSQDGTFEMLREFQRSQDPQGKLVVVTAQEAGYSEGFWPEKEEMSQAYATRASGDWLWQVDSDEFYQAGDMAAVLELLESQPEISGVSFPYIEFFGGFDSYITGEWHLYGYPQVLRIFKWGPGYRYVAHRPPRVLNAHGQDLHTLDWLTGPQAHGQPIYMYHYSYVFPKQAQQKVGYYSQVTWSAAFQKNQQWYEQQYLRLKNPLRLGELGGLQWLEPFRGQHPAAIQALRADLHAGRVSEPLRPQADIQRLLHSPWMRLQTRLARAFLWLYWPIRVVWKSLRQGIVNLLQKVK; translated from the coding sequence ATGCCTAAGGTGACGTTTGGCATTCTGGCGTTGAATGCCCAGCCGCTGCTGCGCTACAACCTTGCCGCGTTGTACCCTTTTGCGCACCAGATCATCGTTGTCGAAGGGGCCACACAGGCCGCCCGCAGCCTGGCGCGGCCCGATGGGCATTCGCAAGATGGCACGTTTGAAATGCTGCGCGAGTTTCAGCGCAGCCAGGATCCGCAGGGCAAGCTGGTCGTCGTGACGGCTCAGGAGGCAGGCTACAGCGAGGGTTTCTGGCCGGAGAAGGAAGAGATGTCCCAGGCGTATGCCACGCGTGCCAGCGGGGATTGGCTATGGCAAGTGGATAGCGATGAGTTCTACCAGGCCGGCGATATGGCCGCGGTGCTGGAATTGCTGGAAAGTCAGCCCGAGATCTCAGGGGTGTCTTTTCCCTATATTGAGTTCTTTGGTGGCTTTGATAGCTACATTACTGGCGAATGGCACCTTTATGGGTATCCGCAGGTGTTGCGCATCTTTAAATGGGGGCCGGGCTACCGTTATGTCGCCCACCGGCCACCGCGCGTCCTCAATGCGCACGGGCAGGATCTGCATACGCTGGATTGGCTCACCGGCCCGCAAGCGCATGGCCAACCGATCTATATGTATCACTACTCTTACGTGTTCCCTAAGCAGGCCCAGCAGAAGGTAGGCTACTATTCGCAGGTAACCTGGTCGGCGGCGTTTCAGAAGAACCAGCAGTGGTATGAGCAGCAATATCTACGGTTAAAAAATCCCCTGCGCCTCGGCGAATTGGGTGGCCTGCAGTGGCTGGAGCCTTTTCGCGGCCAACACCCCGCGGCGATTCAAGCCCTGCGGGCCGATTTGCACGCCGGGCGGGTAAGCGAGCCCCTGCGCCCGCAAGCCGACATTCAGCGCTTGCTGCACTCGCCGTGGATGCGCCTGCAAACCCGCCTGGCGCGGGCTTTCTTGTGGCTTTATTGGCCAATTCGAGTAGTATGGAAATCGCTGCGTCAAGGGATTGTGAATCTTCTCCAAAAGGTGAAATGA
- a CDS encoding glycosyltransferase family 4 protein gives MAALKRNLPRIAVVAASAPPYGAGGVASAHYNLWRALRQQGYPAKLFTFYDNGVAARREDGIVRHGAAPQWVKRLFVLLNLPWRLLQPRKLAYHTAEILRNAPGALRMARSIRQFAPQIVLLSDHGAPGLWLRKRRGQRFVLVAHHNPARLAAESGLGDFSAADVRLAIALEQRVLKQVDAVICPSHYMRRWFQKSYHFGGPVHVIPNLIDLSTVDAIPARAIKPRLKLPARAQVVYLPSAGIRIKGGEYLLSILDALLAQAQRPLGFYIPGEVDAHILAALQAHPASTQILLAGQLSYAQHIGYVKSCAVAISPALMENFSMAIVEAASVGVPVMAFRRGGNADIIADGHNGQLVPGLQAKALAARALEWLHTPDLAQRKRHAQAYTRQHFGPAQVLPAYLDVLLGRRSAHA, from the coding sequence ATGGCTGCGCTAAAACGCAATCTGCCGCGCATTGCCGTGGTGGCCGCCAGCGCACCGCCCTACGGGGCCGGCGGCGTGGCCAGCGCGCATTACAACTTGTGGCGCGCCCTGCGCCAACAGGGCTACCCTGCCAAATTGTTTACCTTCTATGACAACGGCGTTGCCGCGCGCCGCGAGGATGGCATCGTGCGCCACGGCGCCGCCCCCCAATGGGTCAAGCGCCTGTTCGTGCTGCTCAACCTGCCCTGGCGCTTGCTACAGCCGCGTAAACTGGCCTATCACACGGCGGAGATATTGCGTAACGCGCCCGGCGCATTGCGCATGGCGCGCAGCATTCGCCAGTTTGCTCCGCAGATCGTGCTGCTATCGGATCATGGCGCGCCGGGCCTGTGGCTGCGCAAGCGCCGCGGGCAACGCTTCGTCTTAGTGGCCCATCACAATCCGGCGCGCCTGGCTGCCGAATCCGGCCTGGGTGATTTTTCCGCCGCGGATGTGCGCCTGGCGATCGCGCTGGAGCAACGCGTGCTCAAGCAGGTCGATGCGGTGATCTGCCCCTCGCATTACATGCGCCGCTGGTTCCAAAAGAGCTATCACTTTGGTGGGCCCGTGCACGTGATCCCTAATCTGATCGATCTATCCACCGTGGATGCGATCCCCGCCCGGGCGATCAAGCCCCGGCTCAAACTACCGGCGCGGGCACAAGTGGTGTATTTGCCTTCGGCCGGCATCCGCATCAAGGGCGGCGAGTATTTGCTATCTATTCTGGATGCGCTGTTGGCGCAGGCCCAGCGGCCCCTGGGCTTCTATATTCCTGGCGAGGTCGATGCGCACATCTTGGCCGCATTGCAGGCCCACCCAGCCTCCACGCAGATCTTGCTGGCCGGGCAGCTCAGCTATGCGCAACATATTGGTTATGTCAAATCCTGTGCCGTGGCCATCTCGCCGGCGCTGATGGAAAACTTCAGCATGGCGATCGTAGAAGCGGCCAGCGTGGGCGTGCCGGTGATGGCCTTCCGCCGCGGCGGCAACGCCGACATCATTGCCGATGGGCACAATGGGCAGCTGGTGCCCGGCCTGCAAGCCAAGGCCCTGGCGGCACGGGCGCTGGAATGGCTGCACACACCGGATCTGGCGCAACGCAAGCGCCACGCCCAGGCGTATACGCGCCAGCACTTCGGCCCGGCGCAGGTGCTGCCGGCCTATTTGGATGTTTTGCTGGGCAGGCGGAGTGCGCATGCCTAA
- a CDS encoding glycosyltransferase family 2 protein produces MKTPLVSVVLPVRNGLPYLQQAIASLQAQSLTDYECICIDDGSTDGSAELLAAVRDPRWRVIRQRKPQGLAATLNKGLRLARGAYWARMDADDISLPRRLELQAAYLDTHPQVSLVGAWAKTLGQSKEQVWRLPQTPQATRAEMLFNSAFVHSAVMLRRKDFLAQRLRYNPKIARAQDYELWERAANTLQLANIPKVLLRYRIHPAQVGQQHGAAQAHTAAIVRARQLQRLKLGASPRELALHNQISTWQFATHSAFLRRVEAWLSAIARANAHTSIYDPAALQATLEQRWWAACRAAAVHNAEAWRIYTSSALARAGRRNALEKTIFWAKATWLR; encoded by the coding sequence GTGAAGACTCCCCTGGTTAGTGTGGTGCTGCCCGTGCGCAACGGGCTGCCCTACTTGCAGCAAGCGATTGCCAGCTTGCAGGCGCAAAGCCTGACGGACTATGAGTGCATTTGTATCGACGATGGCTCAACGGATGGCAGTGCGGAGCTATTGGCAGCGGTGCGAGACCCGCGCTGGCGCGTGATCCGCCAGCGCAAGCCGCAGGGCTTGGCCGCCACCCTCAACAAAGGCCTGCGCCTGGCGCGCGGCGCCTATTGGGCCCGCATGGACGCCGATGACATCAGCTTGCCGCGCCGGCTGGAGCTGCAGGCCGCATACTTGGATACGCACCCGCAGGTGAGCCTGGTGGGTGCTTGGGCCAAGACGCTGGGTCAGTCCAAAGAGCAGGTGTGGCGCCTGCCACAAACGCCGCAAGCTACCCGCGCCGAGATGTTGTTCAATTCGGCCTTCGTACACAGCGCGGTGATGTTACGCCGCAAGGATTTCCTGGCACAGCGCCTGCGCTACAACCCCAAAATCGCTCGCGCCCAGGACTATGAGCTCTGGGAACGGGCCGCCAATACATTGCAACTCGCCAATATCCCCAAGGTGTTGCTGCGCTACCGCATCCATCCGGCCCAGGTGGGCCAGCAGCACGGCGCTGCCCAGGCACACACCGCCGCCATCGTGCGAGCGCGCCAATTGCAGCGTCTGAAGCTAGGCGCCAGCCCGCGTGAGCTGGCTTTGCATAATCAGATCTCCACTTGGCAATTTGCCACTCACAGCGCTTTCTTGCGCCGCGTCGAAGCCTGGCTCAGCGCCATCGCGCGTGCCAACGCGCACACCTCGATCTATGATCCAGCGGCGTTACAAGCCACTCTGGAGCAGCGCTGGTGGGCGGCTTGCCGCGCCGCGGCCGTGCACAATGCAGAGGCCTGGCGCATATACACCAGCTCGGCATTGGCACGCGCGGGCCGGCGCAATGCGCTGGAGAAAACCATCTTCTGGGCAAAGGCTACATGGCTGCGCTAA
- a CDS encoding glycosyltransferase family 4 protein, whose product MNLALFFTQGVSLKTWQTVGMLDREVALYRQLQNKGVGISFVTYGGAEDLAFASELPGVEIRANQLARSLAAYERQLIAEPPPADVYKSNQMAGADVGLAAARKAKVPFIARCGYMLSLNQERKYGQRSREAKAARKLEAKVYKEADRITVTTHKIAESVAERYKVNPARIGIIPNYVEVDRFKPVAREANPKLRIAFVGRLDIEKNLHNLIRAVMDFDVELWLIGYGPQKDELERFAEGTTAQIKFIGNVPNRELPALLNQCDLYVMPSLYEGHPKALLEAMACGLPALGTRVSGIQEIITDGENGLLCETNATSIKAGLQRLLDDAELRARLGQAGREYIVNNFALERIVEMELDLLRRLAA is encoded by the coding sequence ATGAATCTAGCGCTCTTCTTTACCCAAGGGGTTTCTTTAAAAACCTGGCAAACCGTAGGTATGCTCGATCGCGAGGTGGCGCTGTATCGCCAGCTGCAAAACAAAGGTGTGGGCATCAGCTTCGTCACCTACGGTGGCGCCGAGGATCTGGCTTTTGCCAGCGAACTACCCGGAGTCGAGATCCGCGCCAACCAACTGGCGCGGTCGCTGGCGGCCTATGAGCGCCAGCTAATCGCAGAGCCGCCGCCTGCCGATGTGTACAAGAGCAATCAGATGGCCGGGGCGGATGTAGGCTTGGCCGCGGCACGTAAAGCCAAAGTGCCGTTCATTGCGCGCTGTGGGTACATGCTCTCGCTCAACCAGGAACGAAAATATGGCCAACGCTCGCGTGAGGCGAAGGCGGCGCGCAAGCTGGAGGCCAAGGTGTACAAAGAAGCCGATCGGATCACGGTGACTACCCACAAGATTGCCGAGAGCGTGGCAGAGCGCTACAAAGTCAACCCTGCCCGGATTGGCATCATTCCCAACTACGTAGAAGTGGATCGCTTTAAGCCTGTGGCGCGCGAAGCCAACCCGAAACTACGCATTGCTTTCGTGGGCCGGCTGGATATTGAAAAGAACCTGCACAACCTCATCCGCGCTGTGATGGATTTTGATGTGGAGTTGTGGCTGATCGGCTACGGGCCGCAGAAAGACGAACTCGAGCGCTTTGCTGAGGGCACCACGGCGCAGATCAAATTTATTGGCAACGTGCCCAATCGTGAGCTCCCTGCACTGCTCAACCAGTGCGATCTCTATGTAATGCCCTCATTGTACGAAGGCCACCCCAAAGCCTTGCTCGAGGCGATGGCTTGCGGGCTGCCCGCGCTGGGCACGCGCGTCAGCGGCATTCAGGAAATCATCACCGATGGCGAGAACGGACTGCTGTGCGAAACCAATGCAACCAGCATCAAGGCGGGGCTGCAACGCCTGCTGGATGACGCTGAGCTGCGCGCCCGCCTGGGTCAAGCCGGGCGTGAATACATTGTCAATAATTTCGCGCTCGAGCGCATCGTTGAAATGGAACTGGATCTGCTCCGCAGGTTGGCCGCGTGA
- a CDS encoding glycosyltransferase family 4 protein codes for MSIPRGIRSLFSLAAPRLRNQPGLYYVAPFVNWVLDWEAYYITRNVRERFGLAAQVVKSAKDYSGQLVHYGSLWDILANIDAKHNRRNTVIGTIFHGQIESPEFHDALDKVLRYQDRFARLHTASSIMYARLLEWGVHADKLINIPLGVDLERFKPAAPEARAARRAELGIPAGAFCIGSFHKDGQGMAEGLVPKLIKGPDVLVETLVQIHARHPEIFVLLSAPARGYVKQGLDAAGIPYVHVVEEDFHRIPRLFDALDAYVLASREEGGPKGVLESLASGVPFVGTRVGLVPDVITDGHDGLLSAIEDPAALAAGLERLIEEPALRQQYRANGLQRIQQFGWAVIAGRYYHELYEPLLPVLK; via the coding sequence GTGAGCATTCCGCGCGGCATCCGCTCGTTGTTCTCGTTGGCAGCCCCGCGCCTGCGCAACCAGCCGGGTTTGTACTATGTAGCCCCCTTCGTCAACTGGGTGTTGGATTGGGAAGCGTATTACATCACCCGCAATGTGCGCGAGCGTTTTGGCCTGGCCGCCCAGGTGGTGAAATCGGCCAAGGACTATTCTGGCCAGTTGGTGCACTACGGTTCCCTGTGGGACATTCTGGCCAACATCGATGCTAAACACAATCGCCGCAACACGGTGATCGGCACCATCTTTCACGGGCAGATCGAAAGCCCTGAATTTCATGATGCGCTAGACAAGGTGCTGCGCTACCAGGATCGCTTTGCGCGGCTGCACACCGCCAGCTCGATCATGTACGCGCGCTTACTGGAGTGGGGTGTGCATGCCGATAAGCTGATCAACATCCCCTTGGGCGTAGATCTGGAGCGCTTCAAACCTGCCGCGCCTGAAGCGCGCGCCGCACGCCGCGCCGAGCTGGGCATTCCTGCCGGTGCTTTTTGTATCGGCTCTTTCCACAAGGATGGCCAAGGCATGGCCGAGGGGCTGGTGCCCAAGCTGATCAAAGGCCCGGATGTCTTGGTGGAGACTCTCGTACAGATTCACGCTCGCCACCCGGAGATTTTTGTACTGCTAAGCGCCCCGGCGCGGGGCTATGTAAAACAAGGCCTCGACGCGGCAGGCATCCCCTATGTGCATGTGGTGGAAGAGGATTTTCACCGCATCCCGCGCCTGTTTGACGCGCTGGATGCATATGTGCTCGCCTCGCGCGAGGAGGGCGGCCCCAAAGGCGTACTCGAATCCCTGGCTTCGGGTGTGCCGTTTGTGGGCACGCGGGTGGGGCTGGTGCCGGATGTGATCACCGATGGGCATGATGGCTTGCTCAGCGCCATTGAGGATCCGGCCGCGCTGGCCGCCGGCCTTGAGCGCCTGATCGAAGAGCCAGCCTTACGCCAACAATATCGCGCCAATGGGCTACAGCGCATCCAGCAGTTTGGCTGGGCGGTGATCGCTGGTCGCTACTATCACGAGCTTTATGAGCCTCTCCTCCCGGTGTTGAAATGA